Part of the Pyricularia oryzae 70-15 chromosome 3, whole genome shotgun sequence genome, CTTCTTGACTACGGATGAACTTCCCGTGACACACAAGTGTTTCTTTGCACTACACCTGACAGGCAACACGACATGCTAACCATTATTTTACCTTCCGTGGTTTTCAGTGCGACGAGACGCATCCGACCTGCAACAACTGTAAAAAATCCAAGCGGGAATGTGCCGGGTACGACCCGCTATTTACCAACGTGACAACCCCGCCAGGGCCGTCAACCATCCAACCAGCATCCCTTCCTCCGCAAGCCACAACAGGTACAGGCCCTGTTCCGGGTTCAGCTCCAGGCTCGATCACTGGCACAGCTCCTTCTACCGGCTCCCCCAGCTTGAGCCCTTATAGCAACCATCTGCCCGCGCCCGTGGTGCCCAGTAACTACGCGCCCGCACCGACGCCGCCACAAGGTCACCACTACGACCCCAAcccctcgtcggcctctTCCGCCTCGGCCCCTGTTGCATTGTCGTCCTCGAATAGCATTGATTACTCGGGCGGCATTGACCCCGCTCTCGACACAGGTACGGCATCTTCGGCCATCCATCATCACCAgcaccaccagcaccaccaccagcacaGCCACAACAACCACCATCATCAACACAGCAGCAACACAAACCCAAACAATATGAGCCACCCTGGACACTACAGAGCCGGCAGCCCTGCGTTTTACAACTCGTGTCCGCCTCTTCGCTTGCCCTAATTTGCAGTTGTTGTCTCTGTTGCCGCGTTGTTTCGTTTTGTtgtttgctgctgctgctgctgctgctcgcaTTTCTACTGCTCTTACTGCCGTCATTCTTTTTCCCCGTTACCTGCGTCATGTCGGAAGCCGAACCCGAGGGGGCAGCATTGACTCACACTAGTACCCAGGCAAAGGTTATGAAGGTCGATGAGCTCTGCGCCCTTGCAGGGCCCCCGCCGCCACCTCCTCAGAATCCGGCAGGAAGAGAAACTCTTGACGAGATTCTCAAGATCTACTACGAGATTTACGTGCCTGGCCTTGCGTCTTTTTTCGAGACGCACTGGTACAACTTCAAGCCGGAGGGTACGAACCCAAGTACCATCCTGACAAAGAACTCAAATGCGGTAAACCTTCTTGCAAGCTTCCTGGATGCTCTTAACCAGACCAAGAAGAACACGGATGCGACACAGGTGGCTGCAGCAGGCGCCATAGAGACCCGCGTGGTTTGGGGGCTCGCCACTCTCGCATATACCATACCTGCGGCAACTAATCCCGCGGGCGATGATCCTCTCCCTCAGGACAACGGCGCTGAGGTGCGCAACCGGCTGCACGTGTTTGAGACGCTTCTTTCTGGCACCTACCTCAACATCAACCCTTGCGTTCCACCGCCGCGCAAGGGCGACCCTCACAGGATCAGGGAGTTTGAATTTTGGTATTATCTGGCCGAGTCCCTGCGGGTCGGTGAGGCACCCAGCGTAGTGCAACAGCGCGACGCCGCCATATCGCGCATCCGGAACCTGTTGGACGGCCGCGAGAATCGGGACGTGTGCTATTCTATACGTGTCCTCCGTGAGTTGGCGCCCAAGTTTCCCCCTGGGTTCGAGAGCTCGCTGCCGCAGCATCTCGACGAGGGTGACCAGCGTAACAGGCTCGCTGTGGCGGCGCAGTTCATCAAAGATGAAGCGCGGACCTCGGGAGGTACCACAAACGTTGTCAGGCGGCTCGCGGAGCTGGCCATAAAGGCGTTTATCGCTCCTGGGGTTAACATTGTCCGCAGGCCATCGTGAACTGGGGTCATTCCGGAcagaagagagagaaagaaaagaagaaaaaatcaaTCTTATTATTACTTGCACACCGTTTCTCCTCATCAACAAACCGGCCAACATCATCATAATCCATCACCTTCGGCATCATGATTACATTTGCATCATCCTTAAAGCATCTGCCTGAATCACACTTAGTTCATTAATCGCATCCTACCCTCCCAATCAACGCTTTATGACCTTTTGTTTTTCATTCAAATTGGCTTTGCATCTTTTTGCAATATGCTATATACCTATTTGTTTATATACCAATGTATAAAAAGTTTCTTATATTCTCATTACATTTTGTTTggtctattttttttccttttctttttttctcttctctttAAATATTCATACCAAAAATAGCTGGGCTTCGGCGAATGCTAAGAGGGGTGCGCGTATGGCGCTGTAAGATATGTGCTGgagcaagaaaagaaatcaaTAATTCTGCCATCATAACTGCTCCGCACCTCTTTTCCAAACAAATATTTCTGGCAAGACTGCTCATGGACACATACTCGTGAGACAAAATCTTCGTCAATCATCAACACCCACTAGTTGGGCTCATTCCAGCAACTACTAAAGGAACATCTGGAATCCTAGTACTAGATAGTCTAGGTGCGTGTGTACTCTTGGCCCCTATCTAATGTCAAGAATGTTAGTCTCTGACGGAGACATGTCTTGTAAGGTTTTGCCTAGACCAAGACGACGTGTTGTGCAGCTGCTTTTCTCTGCACAGCCCGGTAACTTGCATGTTTCGGCAACGAGCAAAAGCTTCAAGACTCCAAGGAGGGCAAGATCGAGGCACATCGCTTTACCGATGCTTCCAGTCGCAGAGTTAGACCTTCTTGGCACTGCCTGGCTTGAACTAACTGACTTTATACATCTTCCATACCAGTGCTAAGCCTGTCAACACCGAAGACGATGACATATTGCTTTGTTGAAATGTACTCATATCTCGAGACTTCTGGGCTGTTTCCAACAAACGACATGCGTTAACCCGACAGCCCGAGCAGGAGGACTAcgttccgtcgtcgccggcgcCCCCTGGCAGGTTTCTCCGTCAATTACTCCGGGCAGCTGCCATTACTGGCCCGTTTGCCGATGACGACTTTTTGCGCCATTGCAGAAAAATTTGGCACGAACGAACCCCAGATTTCCATTTTGACAAGCTTCCTTCCTTTGTGGATCTGTCAGGGTCCTTTTTCTGGCAGGTTTGATTGATTATCCATTGTACGCGTGTACTGAGACACGCTACGGGTTGCTCGTGGATCTGTTTAAGCTGTTTTGCTGACTCGAGGGCACCCTCTTTTGCCATCCTGAGTCGGGTCGCGCCGTGGTAGTAGCTCGTCTGGAGAGGGTACTCCGTGTCTTTTATGTCGATCGTCTGTCAGATAATACGACTCGCAGGCAGGTCtaaatatataaatatacAACATTGCGGGTTTCCCTCTTCCCCACGAAGTCGACGATCATAATCAACCCAAAGGTGGCTACTTAGGGGCGTGAGTTCTTCGGCTGTTCCTACTATTCCTTTTCATTTCATTTTCTTCTCGTATTTCCCAAAGGTTAAACAAGATAAGCCATGCTGCCTTTGATATCTTGTCTGCTGGCACTTTGCCCGCTTGCGGTCCTCGCCGGACCGGCTCCCGAGCTCCAGAAGCGATCCATCACGTGTCTCAAGATTGGAGATAACGCAACGGCCAcatggaaaaacgccgccgggcAGACGTGCACCTTTACGGGCGTTGTGGGGAGTAACTTTGGAACCAATCCAGCCGGCACGGGAGAGTGAGTCGGATCCCCACGGTCCCCTCCCCGAACCTTGTATTCTCGGcaagagaagaaaggaagaagaaaattgGTCTTTTGCTAACAAAGTCGTGCGCGGCTCCTTCAGCTATTCGTGCAACGGCCGATGTGGTGCCGGCTGCAGCGGATCCTCTCTGGGCAACGCTTACACGCAGGACTGCTTCTCTCACGATATGTGCTCCTTCTTCAACAATGCGAGCGGCGGTGAAAGGTAAGAAAGtgtggacttttttttccccctcgtCGCACTTGTCGGGGTGTGGCATGTGCAAAAGGAAAGGAGGTAGAAAACAAAAGCTGACCTCGACCAAAATCAATGATAATGCAGTGACCCCAACTGCGGCGCGGCTTTCAAAGATGCTGTCGACGACACTGCCTTCGGCACCCTCAGAGGGTGTGGGGAATCCAACCCCAACCCGCCAAACCCCGTTGATAAGCCCACGACGCAGCCTATCTGCAGTTAGACTGGAATTTGTTATTGTGAGCGGTAGCAAGGCGTTGGAGGGCAGATTGTCATGAGTTGGATGTTTCGCATGTACAAATTCGCGGACTCGGAGCGAGCCAATTCGGAGAAGAGCCAGTTCTTCAAAGTGGGGTGGGCAAAGGTGATGGATGACTCCGGCCCCGGAGCCCACGACCGGCGGGGGCGGGAAGAACACCGCAGACTGGATCTATGGTACCTGGGTTCTTCTACAGGGACCTGCCCAGACTGGAAGCCACCAATGACTCCGAGTAAAGACGACGTTTATATGTGTTTGTTTGTTAGGTGATACCCCGGAACGGTAGAGTGTTTAATTTTACtgtttacctttttcgaccaAATTTAGTGACGGAAATTACAAAAACGAAACAGGCCCAAGAAGAATCATTGTTCACTGAGTCAACACAGGCCCAAGGTAGCGCAAACAACCCGCGCACACATCGCTGCGGTTGAGCTGATACAGTAAGTGCAGAGCTGACATTGTTTTGATGGACTGCAACAAACAAAATCAATAATACTAACCAATGTGGAGAGGTAGGGAAGCCGCATCCTTGGCTGATTACTCGGTCTCTGAACTCATACCACCAAGTTACTTTCCCAAAATGGCGGGTGAATCTACAGGGACGCGGCCCAAAGTGCTGCTTTTGGGGACAATCGATCAGTAAGAGCGCGGTATCCATCCACCTTACGACTGGGTCGGGTCATCGATCTCATGGGAAATATATTCCATGAGAAATGTCATATGGCTCAGCTCAATCCACCCATATTACCCTTCACCTTGAAGCCCCGACCCTCCCGAACCCCCTTGCTTCAAGACTAACACGACGCCCCCTCCACCCTATCGCCAGCGCAGACGAAGCCTGGTCCAAACTCTCAGCAAAGGCCGACATCGTCACCCCGACCTCGACGGACCGCGCATCCTTCCTCGCCGAGTGCGCATCGGGCGCATTCgcgggcgtcgtggccgcGTACCGCACCTTTGTCAGCGGCCGGACGACGGGCCGCATCGACGCCGAGCTGCTGGCCGCGCTGCCACCCACGCTTCGCTTCATCTGCCACAACGGCGCCGGCTACGACCAGATCGACGTGGCCGCCTgcacggcggcgggcgtgcgCGTCAGCAACACGCCCTCGGCCGTCGACGACGCCACCGCCGACGCCGGCATCTTTCTCATGCTGGGCGCGCTGCGCAATTTCGGCCCCGGGATGCAGAGCTGCCGCAACGGCGAGTGGATCGGCAAGCCTGCGCCGGCGCTGGGGCATGATCCCCGCGGCAAGGTGCTGGGTATCCTGGGCATGGGCGGCATCGGTAGGAacatggccaagaaggcgGCCGTGTTTGGCATGAAGATTCGGTACTACAACCGGACCAGGTTGTCGGCCGAGCTGGAGGCGGACTGCGGCGCCGAGTATGTCGACTTCGACACGCTGCTTGTCACCAGCGACGTGCTGAGTTTGAACTTGCCGTTGAACGTAAGTCGAGGCTTTGAGGTACAAGCTGCAAGTCATTACAGAGAGAAAGTACTAAAAGTCTTTTCTCCCTACAACAAACAGCCCAAAACCCGCCACACGATATCCCACGCCGAGTTCGCCAAGATGAAGACGGGCGTTGTGGTGGTCAACACGGCCCGCGGCGCCGTCATGGACGAGGCGGCGCTCGTGGCGGCGCTGGACTCGGGCCGTGTCGCCTCGGCCGGGCTCGACGTCTACGAGGAGGAGCCCAAGGTCCACCCGGGCCTGTTGGCCAACCACCGATGTCTGCTGGTGCCGCACATGGGAACCTACACCGAGGAGACCCAGACAAAGATGGAGGAAGTTGCCATATCCAACGTCGTTGCTGCCCTCGAGAAGGGTCAACTAGTCACTGGCGTTCCGGAGCAGAGTGGCTTGACTTTTTGATTACTCTTGTTTTAAAGTTTGCTTTAACCCATCTGAAGCAGTACGGCCAGATGATATGAACTCACTAGCGCTTAAACCGGTTGGAACTGATTACTTGGTGCAAGAGTTCACGCATGTGCTTACTCGATCAGTTTTGCCTGGGCCCGGCGTTCAAATGATCTCATCCCCTACTCACGTCGCAGAGGGCACCATATGCAAGCATTCATCCCATACTTCGTCACAAGTGCCAAGTCACATGCCGAGGCTCAAATGGATCACAGTTATGCCAAATCTCTTTTTGTCTATATCCGTGGCCTGGTTGAATGGGCCATTCACCACCTAAATACTGGCATGCATGCCATTTGCCACCCTTTCCTGTGGGTTGGCGTAACCTAGAcataaaacaaaacaaaaacccgtACCAagtggacaaaaaaaagaacgccTTTCCTTTGGTTAAACACAGAAAATTCGTCCGTAAGGAATGGTGGGGATATCATCATCATGCTGCCAACGCCGAACTTTTGTTGAAAAGATGGTTCAGTTGCCTGCCTGTTTTCCCACCTTGATTCCGGTAGTATATGTCCCCAATGTACGAACCATAAAAAAATGCATTAAAAAATCCCATTGCTCTCGTTACCCGTATAGCTTAGTTGTTGAATTAGTAGCGTCCGGCCGGCGTAGATAGACCGGCACAGGGGTATCCGGTTTAACCTCGCGACGAGCACGCCATGTGTCGCCGGAATGAGGTTACACGGACACGCTTAGTAGCGGTAGTGCTCGGGCTTGTAAGGACCCTCGGCCGGCAGGCTGAGGTACTCGGCCTGGACGGGGGTAAGGGTCGAAAGCTCGACGTTGCAGTGGGCCAGGTGCAGCTTGGCGACCTCCTCGTCGAGGATCTTGGGCAGCACGTAGACCTTCTTCTCAAGCTTGCCCGACTTGGCAAACTCGACGTACTTCTGACCGAAGGCGGCGTCGTTGTTCTTGTACAGCATGATCTGGGCCAGAACCTGGTTGGTAAAGGAGCAGGACATGACGAACGAAGAGTGGCCAGTGGCACAGCCCAAGTTGACCAGACGACCCTCAGCCAGGAGGATGATGTGACGGCCGTTGGCCATCAGGAAGCGGTCGACCTGGGGCTTGATGTTCTGGACGCTCTTGGCGTTGGCCTTGAGCCAGGCGACGTCGATCTCAATGTCGAAGTGGCCAATGTTGCAGACGATGGCGTCGTTGGGCATAGCCTCGAAGTGCTTGCCGACCAGGATGTCACGGCAACCAGTGGTGGTGACGAAGATCTGACCGACAGAGGCAGCCTTCTCCATGGTAGTGACCTGGAAACCGGCCATGGCAGCCTGGAGGGCGTTGATGGGGTCGATCTCAGTAACGATGACGCGAGCACCCATGCCGTGGAGGGCCATGGCGCAGCCCTTGCCGACGTCACCGTAACCAGCGACAACGGCAATCTTGCCAGCAATCATGACATCGGTGGCACGCTTGATACCGTCAACAAGCGACTCACGGCAGCCGTAAAGGTTGTCGAACTTGGACTTGGTGACCGAGTCGTTGACGTTGATGGCAGGGACCAGAAGCTTGCCCTCCTTGAGCATCTTGTAGAGGTGGTGGACACCAGTGGTGGTCTCCTCCGAGACACCGTAGCAGTCAGCCAGCATCTCGGGGTACTTGTCGTGGACGAGGTGGGTAAGGTCACCACCGTCGTCGAGAATCAGGTTCAGCTTCTTGCCATCCTTGAAGGCCAGGAGCTGCTGCTCCAAGCACCAGTTGTACTCCTCCTCAGTCTCGCCCTTCCAGGCAAAGACGGGgacaccggcggcggcgatggcagcagcggcgtggTCCTGGGTGGAGAAGATGTTGCATGAAGTCCAGGTGACCTCGGCGCCCAGCGCAGTCAGGGTCTCGATAAGGACAGCAGTCTGGATGGTCATGTGCAAGCAACCGGCGATACGGGCGCCCTTGAGGGGCTGGTCGGCAGCGTACTTCTCACGGGTCTGCATCAGACCAGGCATCTCGTTCTCAGCCAGCTCGATCTCCTTGCGGCCGAAGGCGGCAAGAGAGAGGTCGGCGACCTTGAACTTGTGTGCGGGGGCAGCCATTGTGAGACTAGATGAGCGCTACCAGTCAGCTTCGTATCCTCCTCCAGGACGGATGATTGATTGATCGGAGCGATGGTCAACTTACAAAGAACCTGAGAGTTGGGGATAAAAAGATAAAAGGACTGCTAGACAAGATTATGAAGTATGTGAGTTTCAAAGAGCTTGTAATGCTGTTTAATCTACCCCGCAAGATGTTCCCTGTTCGCAATCTGGGGTATTCGATTGCAAAGATTTTGGGCTTGGTGAGCACGTACCTTTGCAcggagtgaaaaaaaaatcggtTCAATGAAGGAGAGAAGCTGTCCAAATCATAAAAGGATGAACAGATGGGAGGCGGACAACAAGCTTttaagaaggaaaaaaaaaaagctgacAAGCGGGAGGAGCTCGAATTTCCAAAGTAGGGTCCCCTCCACTACGTGGGGCAATTTTGCCCAACAGCTCGCGGTGAAGCAGATCGAGCTTGCACCTTGCCCAATTAAGAAGAGTGCCCCTCCATGACCCCTCACAGGTTTCGGCAGCTGCGTGAAGGGTGTCCAAACCGTTCATGAACCCGAAGTTGGACCCAGAATTGGGACCAGAGTCAGGTCTTCGGTGCGCCTGGCAACTTTATTCGGAGTTCTGAATGTGTTTATATTTATGAAAACCTAGATGCCACAGCCAACCATGCCAAACTTGGCCAGAGGTACTGATCTAGAATGATAAAAATCCGATCTAGAACAAGTAGTAACCCGCACAACCCAGTCCGTGCCCCGGTAGAAAGACCAGATGTTAAGAGAAGCCCGAAACCACCGAATCCGAACTTGATGTTTGCGCCACTCCACTGGGGACTCGGCGTTGAATTCCGCCTGTGATGCCTTCAGACTCGTAAAGAATTTGCGCTGTGCCGCAGGGGAAAAACCATGCTCCGGCCGGTCGCAGCATCGCCAGGTAGGACTACAGGTGGGCGTGCTTGGCTGGCTTTTGGATTGCCTTGAACTCAAACCCACGGCTTGCTCGATTCATGGGTTTTCCGCCCCTCTCTTTGATTCTCTAAAAGCACGAGAAACAAACCAATCGCACGCCGCGAAACCAGCCACGCTTTCTATCCGGCGTTCCCCGTCCCGTTCACATCCTGACCAACGAAGAATCCCTTAATAAACCCTTGAACGCCATACAATATGCACATCCATTAGAAGAAGCACGGCTGTCGTCCGAGGCCGTGATAGATAAGTCTTTTTTCACATCATTTCCCTAgcgagtttttttttactcggTCAAAAGGCTCCCCCGAACTGCAAACATCTTTGCACTGACGTTGGCCGTGAATCCGTCAACCTGTTTGCTGTACTGCTCAACTTGCCTGGCGTTCAGCATGCCCTCGAGCCTGCTGGGCTCCTGAGGCAGCTTGAACAGCCTCTTCCACTCATCATCTGGCAGCGGCTCCTGCTTCGCCGCAGCTCGCGCGGCATTCTCAGCCTTGCGCTTAGCTTGCCACGCTGTAATCTTGGCCTGCTCCCGGGTCATCTGGCGTTGGTAGTACTGGTGGTTGTTCAGGTCCGTGTAGTGCGCCTCTATGCTGTCGAGCAGGAGATCGCAAGTCTTCTCCAGGAAGGGGTCAATCGACAACTCCAGAGAGTCGATCGAAGGGTATGGGGGAATGTTGACCGGCTCCCGCTGGAGTGCTGCCAGAGATGTAGGAATGGTGGTTTCCGACCCGGCAGCAGGGGCTGACGGAATCTGGTGTAGGTAGGTGGTGAGGAGGTGCGAGTTGTGAATGACAACGGGCATCTCAATGAGAATGTCCTTGTATGTGAGTTTAGTCTTCTGGAGGCTATAGTACAGTTAAATTTGGTGTGTCAGCGCAAACTCTCAGCATCGGTCGGTATTGAATCAGGAGAGTTCGTACTTTTCGGTGGTAAACTTGTTCTCCTTGAGGGCCGTCATAAAGGCAGTAGAGAGTCTGAAGGCGCGCAGGGACAGAGATGCCTGTGAACTCCTGCTCACGTCGTGGACAAGAGCGATGGCCTTGGGGTTTTCGCGTTGGTAGTGTGCCTGGTTCTCGATGAAGCTCATTGTGACAAAGTTGCCCAT contains:
- a CDS encoding glyoxylate reductase: MAGESTGTRPKVLLLGTIDHADEAWSKLSAKADIVTPTSTDRASFLAECASGAFAGVVAAYRTFVSGRTTGRIDAELLAALPPTLRFICHNGAGYDQIDVAACTAAGVRVSNTPSAVDDATADAGIFLMLGALRNFGPGMQSCRNGEWIGKPAPALGHDPRGKVLGILGMGGIGRNMAKKAAVFGMKIRYYNRTRLSAELEADCGAEYVDFDTLLVTSDVLSLNLPLNPKTRHTISHAEFAKMKTGVVVVNTARGAVMDEAALVAALDSGRVASAGLDVYEEEPKVHPGLLANHRCLLVPHMGTYTEETQTKMEEVAISNVVAALEKGQLVTGVPEQSGLTF
- a CDS encoding adenosylhomocysteinase produces the protein MAAPAHKFKVADLSLAAFGRKEIELAENEMPGLMQTREKYAADQPLKGARIAGCLHMTIQTAVLIETLTALGAEVTWTSCNIFSTQDHAAAAIAAAGVPVFAWKGETEEEYNWCLEQQLLAFKDGKKLNLILDDGGDLTHLVHDKYPEMLADCYGVSEETTTGVHHLYKMLKEGKLLVPAINVNDSVTKSKFDNLYGCRESLVDGIKRATDVMIAGKIAVVAGYGDVGKGCAMALHGMGARVIVTEIDPINALQAAMAGFQVTTMEKAASVGQIFVTTTGCRDILVGKHFEAMPNDAIVCNIGHFDIEIDVAWLKANAKSVQNIKPQVDRFLMANGRHIILLAEGRLVNLGCATGHSSFVMSCSFTNQVLAQIMLYKNNDAAFGQKYVEFAKSGKLEKKVYVLPKILDEEVAKLHLAHCNVELSTLTPVQAEYLSLPAEGPYKPEHYRY
- a CDS encoding eukaryotic translation initiation factor 3 subunit H — encoded protein: MADTFKESPIKSVQVEALVVMKIAKHCSSSFPTIATGSIVGMDNDTLVEVTNSLNFPTVDVANVDSHQSERDASAQAAAAPRSKANLMYQAEMIKHLREVNVDANCVGWYTSATMGNFVTMSFIENQAHYQRENPKAIALVHDVSRSSQASLSLRAFRLSTAFMTALKENKFTTENLQKTKLTYKDILIEMPVVIHNSHLLTTYLHQIPSAPAAGSETTIPTSLAALQREPVNIPPYPSIDSLELSIDPFLEKTCDLLLDSIEAHYTDLNNHQYYQRQMTREQAKITAWQAKRKAENAARAAAKQEPLPDDEWKRLFKLPQEPSRLEGMLNARQVEQYSKQVDGFTANVSAKMFAVRGSLLTE